CGAGGTTTTGGATATCGTTGCCCGCATTTGTGGTATTTGCCCAGTCGCGTACCAGATGAGTGCTACTCAGGCAATTGAAAATTGTTTTGGCATGAAACCGAGTTCTTGGGTTCGTGAGATGAGGCGCTTATTTTATTGCGGTGAGTGGATTGAAAGTCATTGCTTACACATTCATCTTTTAGCGTTACCGGATCTTTTTGGTTTTAAGAGTGCTCCTGAGATGGCAAAAGTCTACCCTGATGAAGTGCGGCGAGGTTTGCGCCTGCAAGCATTGGGGAATGAAATCATGCGGGTGTTTGGGGGGCGCTCTGTGCATCCTGTGGGTGCACGAGTAGGGGGCTTTTATAAAGCACCAAATCTGGAGACTATGCAGCTGATCCTTAAAAAAATAAAGGGTTCATTTGCTGATTGCGAATCGCTTATTCGATGGCTTAGTACGCTGACTCTTGGCAAAAATAGCCCTGATTTTACTTGTGTTTCATTATGTCATCCAGAAGAGTACCCAATGAATGAAGGGCGCATTGTTTCTGATCAAGGCCTTGATATTGCTATCGAGGAATTTGACGAATATTTTAAAGAGAATCAGACTCCTTATTCCACTGCTTTGCACTGCTTACTAAAAGGAAAGCCATATCTGGTCGGCCCTTTAGCACGACTAAACATTAATCATGCGAAGTTACCTGAACAAATTCAAACGTTGTTAAAGCATATCGGTATTCATTTTCCAAGCAAAAATATGCACCATAGCATTCTAGCTCGTGCAATCGAAGTTTATTTCTGCCTTTGGGAAGCCAGCCGTATTTTAGAAAATTACACTTTTCCTGATTCTCCCTATACAGAGGTTACTATAGCTTCAGGGACAGGGTATGGATGTACCGAGGCGCCTCGAGGCTTATTATGGCATTGCTTTGAAATCGATAAGAAAGGGTTAGTTAAATTTGCGCGGATTGTACCGCCAACTAGCCAAAATCAGGCTCGCATCGAAGAGGATTTGTGCCTCTCATTGCAGCAATTTGGTCTTGATAAGTCGAACGAAGAACTTCGAAGTTATAGTGAAATGCTTATCCGAAATTATGATCCCTGCATCTCATGCTCTACCCATTTCTTGACTCTAGACGTGAGACGAAATGACTGAACTGCTCATCATAGGGCTTGGCTCACCGTTTGGAGATGACCGCTTAGGATGGGACGTTATTAAAATGTTGCAGGAACAAGAAGCGCTATGCGGTTATCCTTCAGAACAGTTACAAATGACTTGTTGTGACAGGCCGGGTGCAAGTTTACTTGATCTGATGTCTAACGCGAAAACGGTCTTTTTAATCGATGCGGTTAAAACAGGGGCTAAGTTAGGCTCTTTACACTGTTTTAACCTGGAAGAAATTAAGGATCTAAGCGCTTTGCAATCCACCCATCATTTTGGACTTGCGCAAGCTTTGGAGTTAGGTAAAGCGCTTAATGCTTTACCGCAAAATGTCATCTTGTATGGTATAGAAATTAAGGATCTGAAATTCCAGTTTGGAATTTCAGGCCTCATTAAGCAAGCTGTTCAAGATTTGGCAGAGAAAATAACCCAAAGAATACTTACCTATTTTAGTGGAATGGGTTATTGAATGTATCGATAAAAAGTATGCTCAAACTAAATTATTCTACCAGTGCTTTTAGTGTTGCTAGTTTAAATATCTCGCCACAATATTGCTGATATGGTTCCTTGATCTTGAAATACTCTCATTATATCCGTTATCGAGCTTAATGTGACGTTGTTCACCACAAGGTGGTAAATCAATCGTCTTCCGCTTTTGGTATCGATATAACCGGCCAATGCTTGGCCTTTTAATTGAATTCCCTGGGGCGTTCCTTGAGCATAGGTTCCCGATTTTGCATGAACTTTCCCACTTGCTCCAGAAAGACTGGGGCGAGTTTTAAATTCCGTAACTGTAGCAAGTGAACCATCAACCCCCAGAACGGGAAGTGAGTCAAAAAATGCCGAAAAAAAAGGGGATTGAGCCATTATGGTTAGCCATTGTGTGACAACACGGTTGGTCGCAAATGTCTCTCCACCACCACTGCCGTCTATAAAATGAAATTGATCGCCCGGTATCTTGTGTTGATTAATCAAACTATTTCTTTCAGCGGTTAGGGCACTTGCCATGTTATTTACTCCTTTTGTCAGTCCAAATAGGACTAAACTGACATCGGCACCGATGTTATAACTAACCTTAAGAATAAATTTTGCGTACTCCGAAAAAGGTGGGGATACCAATTCGGCAATCAAAGTAGAAGAACCTGGAGGCATAGGAGGATTGTGCGCATTGATTGGCGCATCAATCTTAATGCCGGCATTTTTTAGTGCCTCAATGAGAACGGTGCGTGCATAATTGGCTGGTTTTACTATTCTGAAAGTTTGGACAAGAGGGAAATGATGAGTAAAAGGTGGAATAAAGTGAATAGGAAGATTACCAGTTACCTGACCTTGGCAATGGGCATCCCCTATACAGGTAGGGAGTTGTGGGTCTAACTTATAAGTGGCTGCAGTATTTGAATTGGTTGTCTGAAGGCTAGAAGAGATTGTAAAAGCAGCTGAAACAGGGCGCCAGTTGACGGATGCCTGACGACCAATCTCCGTTGGCTTCATGATGACATCGATAACGTCATCATTCACAAAAATGGGGGTTACATTAAATTCATTGCGGAATCGGAAGGGTTTAAAAAGCCCATCATCTATTACAATGTTACCGGATATCCTTCTTATCCCATAGCCATAAATCTGTTTGGCTAAACCCTTATAGCCAGCGAGTGGGTCAGGGCTGGTGAGAATAGCGTTACCAAGAGAATTTGCTTCATTATGATCAAAATTAGAAATGGCAATAGTACCATCAGGTAAAGTCCTTCCTCCCATAGTCAGATCGCCGGATGCAACCAATATTAGATTCCCTTTTAATACACCATTAGCATCAATTGTTCCTTGATAAGCAACACGGGTATGAAATCGATAATTAGCCCCGGCCTGGTTGAGCAAAGCTCCCACAGAAAAAAGTTTTCGTACCGAACCAATATAAAATGGATGTTGCGGCCTGAAATCGATTAAAGTAAGTCCTGTTTTTGAATCGATGACGCGAAGACCCCAAATAGAGTTTCGATAGACTGGTTTATTTAATATTGCATCAATCGCCTTATTTTTTGTGAATAAAAGAGCATCCCCATCAATGGGAACGGAGCAATCTTCAGGATTGCCCAGATGGTGACAAATTTTAGGGCCGCCTTGGATATTTTTTTTCATTAATGCGGCGTTTACTTGCAGTATAAGAATACAGCTTTCACCTGGCTGGAGATTGAATGAATGTTGGCAAGTTTTTTGTCCAGTAGTAACTTGCTTAATCCCTGTAGGAATGTCGATTAATTCGTAATTGATAAGCGGATGGGACGTGTTATTCAAAATAACATATTTTTTTTGCACAACTTGATTTTGAATAAGAATGCTAGGGGTTTTTTCCATAGCTTTGATTATCAATGACGGCGTGGCCTCTGCAAGAAGAACATGGAACAATAGAGTGAAGAAAAGGAAGCTTTGGCGAATATCCATAATTCAATATCCTTTAGGGAGCATCGATTGCAAAGGGAGATATTAAATTAAGATTATCATTCTATAGATAGGGTAATAAAGGAATTATTCGTAATTTCCGAGTAAGTCATCCTGAAGTTCTCAATTACTCCTTATGTTGAATAATATAAAGTTTGTTCCACACTCAGGATGGCGTGCTTGGATAGCACGCCAATCTGATTATTCGCTAAGCCATGTTAGTTATGCACATGAAACCACAGTGGAGAGAGTAGGCGTTAAATCTTTATCCATACCCAAATCCTGTCGCAATGGTGCATAGAGCAAAGAGAAGCGACATCGTAAATGAGCACTAGGAAGTGGTTTTTCCAATTCCACATGACCATTTTCCATTTGCACTTCGGAAGGATTGGCTAGTTGCTTAAATGCGGTTATTTCTTGATTGAAAGCCTCTAAATGCTTTAGAAAATTAGGGGAAAATTGACAGCTCTCTGACAATTTACTAATTTTTTCTACTTCGGCAATGATCTTACCGATTTGCTCAGCATCTGGATCTCGACTATATCTTGATACATTCGCAAACTCTACTTTGAGTTTATATAACCGGACATAGAGCTTACTTTCTAAATTTTGCATTTTGAGTTGTTTAAAATCGAGAGCCTCTATTTTGCTAATTAGACCATTAGCTCGATTTAATAGGCTGCTATTTTTCTCCTTGGTAGAGTATCCTTTTAATACCTCAACATGTGCTTCCATTTCACGACTAAGCTTTTCCAGTTCTTTGTTCTCTTTTTCCCAATCGATAACGTAGTTATTATCCATTTGGAAAGACTCTTGGTTCCTTTGCTTTAGAAAACCTGAAGGATCATTAACTAAATATTGAGTAAGCGCTTGGATTAACTCTTCGAGCATTACCTGACGCATGCAAGGTTGATTATTGCCACTTGAGCTTTTGAACACTTTGCCAAATTTGATAGGTTTTGCTGCTTTTAGTTCATTGCCTGTTGGTTCTAGCTGTTTACTTAAATCATCAGCTATCGCTGGGTCATAAGGTGTGGCAGGATTTTTGAGCCTGTCTCTCAACAATCCGTCTAGGTGGGCGTCTGTATCTCCTGGTATAGAGAAATTGCCACGCTCAGATTGCAATTTAGTAAACGTGAGCATGATTTTCCTACCACCTCCCGTACGCATAACCATTTCTTCGCGTTTCTCTTCTTTATTCTCTAGGTCTGTCACGGCTTTGTTACCGTCATGCACGAAGGTTACATCTCGCTGGAGCAGAGGCATAGCAGGAATGACTGCCTGTTGCGCATTAAATATTGGCCTCAACGAATTAGATACGAGTATTGCTGCACTCAATTTTTGGAAAGTGTCTTGAGTCTCCTCAGATAAACTATCAAACGTTCTCTTTAAACGCGAAACCTCATTGCGTGAGAGGCCTGTTAATATTGCATGGCATCCGGAGTAATCTTTAAGCTCTTCAAAAAGGTAATGGGCAACCCAAATCCAACGATCCAGAATGATTGCTCTTTCTTCTATAGAAGGCGCTGCCAAGACGAGGTTACTTACGTAATCGGCCAGATTATTGTATTGGGTTGTATTAGCGATGATAGTCGGTGATTTAGCATAGGCCCAAGGAGAAAATAATTCGGCTTTCCGAATAGTTAAGAATAGTTCTTGGTCGATCGTTGCGATAGTTTGTGCGTAGCGTCCAATAATTTGTTTGTTTAAATTTTCGACTTTGGCTGCAAAGAGAGGATTCATTCTTACTTTGCTTTTTACAGCAGGATTCATGAGAAAATCATTAAATGCTTGGAGGTCTAATTCGTTCGCTTTGAATTTGCTTATTAATTTTTTAAGCATTTGGACAGGATCATTTCCGTCTTTGATTTCTTGTTTCTTAGCTGCAATTTGTTCAAAAAGGGGCTTGCAATCAGGGGAAGCATCTTTAAATCCTGCGGTAAACTTCAGATTAAATTTTTCAAAAGTTTGCTTAACTTTTGTGGATTGCTTACTCGCATCCTTTAGTATTTTTTGTATTTTTGCCATTTCTTCGTACATGCGTTCAAGTGCGCGTTGGTCTTTCTTAACATGTTGCCGCAGGCTATCCAATTCGGTTAGATCAGAAATTTCGGGAAGACGGTTATTGATATAGGTTTTAAGGCTTTTGTATTTTTCCAGGTACTCTTCTTGATGTTTAGAAAGGGCGGAAATATATTCTCTCAATTGCGATTGCTTCATCAGGTACCTCCAAGTTAGTTAAATCTTAAGCCATAATAGTAAGATAACTAATGCAACTTGGCTAGATAGTTACCGTCTAAATAATTTTTTTTACATTTTTGCAAACTTTAATCATTATTTTCAAAAGGTTATAAATTAACCACTTTATTTCTTTGTTTACCAATTTACATTTAATGTGAACTAGTTGTTGTTAATTGCTCAGTTATATTTCATGAGAGAAAAAAAGGAGGTTTTTTGCTTAGCACAGGGAAAAATAAAGGAGAGAAAATAATGACATCCCATTCTTGGGTTTACTCCACTAAGAACTCATTGCTCGCGTATATTGATAATGTATTTTTTTCAAATCAAACAGTGAAGCTTATCTGTTTATCTGAAATAGTTTGAGTATTTGTTTCGCTGGAAGGGTTATTGGAGAACAAAGATTGCCTTATTATACTTGCTCTTACTACTTGTCCTGTTTTTTCATTTCTAGCCCATTTATGCATTTCATGTTCACGGATAGAGGGCGAATATAATGAGTTATTTGGGTAATAATCTATTTTAAATGTATTTAAATATCCATGGAAATGTTCAACGAATCGTTTAGCAATCGCGTATGCCTTGTTGTTAACATCACAAAACCATAATTTAATATTAAGATAGTCTGTGCTAAGTAATCCATCAGCGATCATTCGCTCAGCAATATCATCTATTGTGATTGCTTTTTTCCCACCGGATACTGCATATGCCCAATCGCAGAATGGGAGATGTTTCACTTCGTCGTAAGGCAAATCTTGATTCTCCAAAACAGAGGATTTTTTTCTGTCTGGATGGCAATCAATTCCGTGACCCATTACATAAATTTTTGCATTTGGCGGTAATGTAGATAAATCACATTCATTGTGATAAAGAATGATTAAATCTTTTTTCTTGTATATGCTTTCGCTACGGTATTTGAATAGGTTTATATCTTTAATGACTGCTAATGAAAGTTCATTCTCATTAAATGGTACATATAAATATCCATTCACAGGAAGGGGGGCTGGAGAAAAGCCATTACTCATAAGTAAAATGCATAAAAAATACTATTGGTTGGTATTATAAAATAGTAAGATTAAGATTTTATTAACAATAAAAATCTCTACTATAGAATGCTCAGTGTAGGACAAAAAATCAAAACTATTTTTGCACCTAAAGCCAACGTTCCTCGGTTTATCTTGTGTTGTTGTATAAATGCCTCACCCCGCACGAAGTGTGGGGCGGGTAGGTAAGGGGGAGCAGGTATAAACCGAGAAAAAGTTGTTATATTTATCTGCTTTTTCAGGCAATAGGGGAGACAATTTAATGCTTTTTCTATTTTGGCTCAAAATCAGGAGTGTCAAAATTCAAGCGACAAGTCCCTAATAGGAATATACACCTTTGATTTTGTCTGTTTGGTAAAACGCTTAATTATTGAATTCGATGGCGATTACAATCTTGATAATCAAAAGTTACGATACACGGTTTGATTAAATGCAAGTGGATATGCAGTATCGCGAAATTATTTTCTACATTCAAAAACAATATTTTCATCTGCTTTATCAGGTGATGCTTGCCGATCAAAGGCTTTCACTAAGCGCACTTGGCTAAAACCAACTTCTGTCAGCAGATTCAATAGGAAGTTAGGATCCTGATAAATACGAATTTTATACTCTTCGATTTCTGTTTGAATAACACTATTTCCATCAATCAATTCATACTTGCCAATTGAGTAACAAATTTCATCATCAAGCATGGCTAATTGGCTAAGTAATATGAAGCTTCCATCCTTTTTTTGCCACCTGGAGCCTCTCCAGGTACCTAATGTTTTAGGAACAGCGTTAAACGTTTCTGCTTCAAATACAAAAAGGCCTGAATCATTCAAATGTTCATAAATTGTTTTTAATGCCCTTTGGATATCAGTTTTTTCTGTGATAAGACCAAATGAACCACTAGGTATAAAAATCAATTGATATTGGTTAGATTGATTTAAATCCTCAATAAAACCATGCCAAACATTTGGTTTAAGATTTTTTATGCTTGCTTTTGCATGAAGCCTTTCTAACATAGGATGACTTGCATCAAATCCATGAATATCAAAATTTTCTTCAGCCAAAGGCAATAGAAAGCGACCGGTTCCACACATAGGTTCTAAAATGGGACCTTTAGCTTCTGAAGCATAACTTCGATAGAATTGGTATGCCTCATGAGGCGCATGAGGTTTACTTAACTCATACACTTCAGTACAAAGATTTTGATAGGTATCTAGTTTCTTCATCAGTTCCCTATTGAAAGCCAATACTATCCAAATTTAATAGAAAGGTTGATTCGAAGCTGGTTCGGAGTGATTTCTTGGATTTTGGTTCCCAAGACTCGAGTGAAGGATTGATTCGTCAGTCACATTCGTTCCTTCCTCACCCCTTTCGGGGCGCGCTAAAGCGCGTCCAAAATGCTGCGCCGCACTTCGTGCTTTTCGCTTCGCATTTTGTCGAACTCAATCGGTTCGAACCCTTCCGGGCCAAAGACATTCGTCAGTTGGCCTATATATCGGAGTGATTTTTACTCTTGTATTTTTTTCTAAGATGGCGCGCCCGGAAGGATTCGAACCTCCGACCCCCTGGTTCGTAGCCAGATACTCTATCCAACTGAGCTACGGGCGCGTTGTGTGTTGGCGGAGAGAGAGGGATTCGAACCCTCGATGGGATTTTGTCCCATACTCCCTTAGCAGGGGAGCGCCTTCGACCTCTCGGCCATCTCTCCATGTGATGGAGGCGAAGTATAGCAGGTATTTATGTGGCGTCAACTTTATTATTTTAGATTTATTCTGTGTTCCAATTAACGGTCTTTAAAAAATCAATTTGATTTTGATTTGATTAACAAGGGGGGCTAAACCTTGTGATTTAAAAATTCCACCTGTCCAGTTTTGATGTTATGCATCGCTACAACAATGGCGAGTTCCCCTTTATCGACTAAAGCCTTCAGGAGAGGACTGCGTTGGGGGATTTGTTGCGCAACCGCTATTGCATTTGCTTTTGCGATAGCATCGACTAAATCCATATCAGCACATGTTTTCTCAGGCATGGTTTTTTTCACTGCAGGTATAACAGGTTGAATTTTATTTAATACATGATCAAGATTTCCTAATTGAACTTGGTTACAAGCTCCTGCAACAGCTCCGCAAGAAGTATGGCCCATCACCACAACTAGCTTTGCCCCTGCTGCTTTTGCTCCAAATTCCATCGAACCTAAGATATCATCGTTGAGAATATTGCCAGCGACTCGTAGAGTGAAAATATCAGCTATACCTTGATCAAAGATCATTTCTGGTACGCTCCTAGAATCCATGCAGTTTAGTACAATAGCAAAAGGAAACTGTCCATAGGAGGATTGTTTTGCTTGTGCTAAATAATCACGTTGAATCCCCTGATTAGACACAAATCGCTTATTCCCAGCAATTAACTTATTTAGAGCATCGTCTGGACTAATGGCTTGTTGTTTGGCTTGAGAGAAAGTTTTGCCTAATAACAAAGGGGCTTCCGTATCGGCTAATGCTAATGGCAAATCGATACAATTGATGAGTAAAAATAGTAATAAACTTTTCATGGTTAGTCCCTTAACAATAATGAGTTATAGGTAAACGTTACAGTTCTAAAAGACAACATGCAACATTTTTTCAGAAAGGCAACGTTAACCTACTGAATAGAAATCGGTTTAATCAAAATGATTTTCCTTAAATAATTTCCAAAACAAAGGTTTGCTGTTATCTTTTAACTAGAGATGGCCAAATGTCAGTTATCTTGATAGATAACTAGGAGGAGTAATGAAGCAGAAATCGAATTTAAGCGGCAGAGAGGTGTATGTAGTGGATGGCAGCCGAACTCCATTTCTCAAAGCAAAAGGAGTTGGCCCTTTTACCGGATCAGATTTGGCTGTAGCCGCAGGCATGACGCTGTTAAATCGTCAGCCTATCTCCCCTACCCAATTAGATGAGGTCATTATTGGTTCTGCTATGCCAGGTCCTGATGAAGCAAATATCGCTAGGGTCATTGCTTTACGATTAGGCTGTGGTGAAAAAGTTCCTGCGTTTACTGTTATGAGAAACTGTGCATCGGGGATGCAAGCACTTGATAATGCAGCATTGCAAATTGCCAGTGGTCGAAGCGATTTAGTGTTAGCAGGAGGTACAGATGCGATGAGCCATGCCCCGTTAATGTTTAATGAAAAAATGGCTGCATGGCTAGCTCGATGGTTTAATGCAAAAACAGTCGGCCAACGTTTTGGCCTAGTGACACAGTTTAGACCGTCATACCTTGCTCCTGTTATTGCCTTGCTGCGTGGTTTAACCGATCCCATTGTCGGTATGAACATGGGACAAACCGCGGAGAAGGTAGCCTATCGTTTTAATATTACCCGTGAACAAATGGATGAGTTTGCTAGTGAGAGCCATCAGCACCTAGCTAAGGCGTATATGGAAGGAAGAATGGATGAGGTTGTGCCCGTGATAGATAGCAAAGGCCATCTCTATCAGCAAGACGACGGAATTCGCCCTGA
The genomic region above belongs to Legionella micdadei and contains:
- a CDS encoding Ni/Fe hydrogenase subunit alpha, which produces MSKNKEKIIEVPILARVEGEGALKIEIKNNKIQALQLKIYEPPRLFEKFLEQREYSEVLDIVARICGICPVAYQMSATQAIENCFGMKPSSWVREMRRLFYCGEWIESHCLHIHLLALPDLFGFKSAPEMAKVYPDEVRRGLRLQALGNEIMRVFGGRSVHPVGARVGGFYKAPNLETMQLILKKIKGSFADCESLIRWLSTLTLGKNSPDFTCVSLCHPEEYPMNEGRIVSDQGLDIAIEEFDEYFKENQTPYSTALHCLLKGKPYLVGPLARLNINHAKLPEQIQTLLKHIGIHFPSKNMHHSILARAIEVYFCLWEASRILENYTFPDSPYTEVTIASGTGYGCTEAPRGLLWHCFEIDKKGLVKFARIVPPTSQNQARIEEDLCLSLQQFGLDKSNEELRSYSEMLIRNYDPCISCSTHFLTLDVRRND
- a CDS encoding hydrogenase maturation protease, whose protein sequence is MTELLIIGLGSPFGDDRLGWDVIKMLQEQEALCGYPSEQLQMTCCDRPGASLLDLMSNAKTVFLIDAVKTGAKLGSLHCFNLEEIKDLSALQSTHHFGLAQALELGKALNALPQNVILYGIEIKDLKFQFGISGLIKQAVQDLAEKITQRILTYFSGMGY
- a CDS encoding D-alanyl-D-alanine carboxypeptidase/D-alanyl-D-alanine-endopeptidase encodes the protein MDIRQSFLFFTLLFHVLLAEATPSLIIKAMEKTPSILIQNQVVQKKYVILNNTSHPLINYELIDIPTGIKQVTTGQKTCQHSFNLQPGESCILILQVNAALMKKNIQGGPKICHHLGNPEDCSVPIDGDALLFTKNKAIDAILNKPVYRNSIWGLRVIDSKTGLTLIDFRPQHPFYIGSVRKLFSVGALLNQAGANYRFHTRVAYQGTIDANGVLKGNLILVASGDLTMGGRTLPDGTIAISNFDHNEANSLGNAILTSPDPLAGYKGLAKQIYGYGIRRISGNIVIDDGLFKPFRFRNEFNVTPIFVNDDVIDVIMKPTEIGRQASVNWRPVSAAFTISSSLQTTNSNTAATYKLDPQLPTCIGDAHCQGQVTGNLPIHFIPPFTHHFPLVQTFRIVKPANYARTVLIEALKNAGIKIDAPINAHNPPMPPGSSTLIAELVSPPFSEYAKFILKVSYNIGADVSLVLFGLTKGVNNMASALTAERNSLINQHKIPGDQFHFIDGSGGGETFATNRVVTQWLTIMAQSPFFSAFFDSLPVLGVDGSLATVTEFKTRPSLSGASGKVHAKSGTYAQGTPQGIQLKGQALAGYIDTKSGRRLIYHLVVNNVTLSSITDIMRVFQDQGTISAILWRDI
- a CDS encoding RasGEF domain-containing protein, giving the protein MKQSQLREYISALSKHQEEYLEKYKSLKTYINNRLPEISDLTELDSLRQHVKKDQRALERMYEEMAKIQKILKDASKQSTKVKQTFEKFNLKFTAGFKDASPDCKPLFEQIAAKKQEIKDGNDPVQMLKKLISKFKANELDLQAFNDFLMNPAVKSKVRMNPLFAAKVENLNKQIIGRYAQTIATIDQELFLTIRKAELFSPWAYAKSPTIIANTTQYNNLADYVSNLVLAAPSIEERAIILDRWIWVAHYLFEELKDYSGCHAILTGLSRNEVSRLKRTFDSLSEETQDTFQKLSAAILVSNSLRPIFNAQQAVIPAMPLLQRDVTFVHDGNKAVTDLENKEEKREEMVMRTGGGRKIMLTFTKLQSERGNFSIPGDTDAHLDGLLRDRLKNPATPYDPAIADDLSKQLEPTGNELKAAKPIKFGKVFKSSSGNNQPCMRQVMLEELIQALTQYLVNDPSGFLKQRNQESFQMDNNYVIDWEKENKELEKLSREMEAHVEVLKGYSTKEKNSSLLNRANGLISKIEALDFKQLKMQNLESKLYVRLYKLKVEFANVSRYSRDPDAEQIGKIIAEVEKISKLSESCQFSPNFLKHLEAFNQEITAFKQLANPSEVQMENGHVELEKPLPSAHLRCRFSLLYAPLRQDLGMDKDLTPTLSTVVSCA
- a CDS encoding class I SAM-dependent DNA methyltransferase, producing the protein MKKLDTYQNLCTEVYELSKPHAPHEAYQFYRSYASEAKGPILEPMCGTGRFLLPLAEENFDIHGFDASHPMLERLHAKASIKNLKPNVWHGFIEDLNQSNQYQLIFIPSGSFGLITEKTDIQRALKTIYEHLNDSGLFVFEAETFNAVPKTLGTWRGSRWQKKDGSFILLSQLAMLDDEICYSIGKYELIDGNSVIQTEIEEYKIRIYQDPNFLLNLLTEVGFSQVRLVKAFDRQASPDKADENIVFECRK
- a CDS encoding carbonic anhydrase family protein, giving the protein MKSLLLFLLINCIDLPLALADTEAPLLLGKTFSQAKQQAISPDDALNKLIAGNKRFVSNQGIQRDYLAQAKQSSYGQFPFAIVLNCMDSRSVPEMIFDQGIADIFTLRVAGNILNDDILGSMEFGAKAAGAKLVVVMGHTSCGAVAGACNQVQLGNLDHVLNKIQPVIPAVKKTMPEKTCADMDLVDAIAKANAIAVAQQIPQRSPLLKALVDKGELAIVVAMHNIKTGQVEFLNHKV
- a CDS encoding acetyl-CoA C-acetyltransferase, coding for MKQKSNLSGREVYVVDGSRTPFLKAKGVGPFTGSDLAVAAGMTLLNRQPISPTQLDEVIIGSAMPGPDEANIARVIALRLGCGEKVPAFTVMRNCASGMQALDNAALQIASGRSDLVLAGGTDAMSHAPLMFNEKMAAWLARWFNAKTVGQRFGLVTQFRPSYLAPVIALLRGLTDPIVGMNMGQTAEKVAYRFNITREQMDEFASESHQHLAKAYMEGRMDEVVPVIDSKGHLYQQDDGIRPDSTVEKLGKLKPFFDKKYGMVTAGNSSQITDGACLLLLASAEAVKKYHLSVIGRIVDSQWAALDPAQMGLGPVHAATPILQRHHLKPADMDCWEINEAFAAQVLGCLAAWDDDDYCRTQLGLKQAMGAPSLAQLNKDGGAIAAGHPIGASGARIVLHVLQSLKQHNGTRGMAAICIGGGQGGAMYLERVTEVKEQ